The genomic interval TCACAACTTATTAATTAGACATGGAATAATATTTTTCAGCGAGTTCACAGCAGGCCATACATGATAAATACTTTATTTTCAATAGACAGGACACTTTTCTCCACAAGTGAGCAGGTGAATTTGCTGGTTAGAAATGTTCTTTGCAGGAAAGATTCTCTCGAAATCTCTATTTAACTGTCATTGGCAAAGTCAGCCGGGTTCTTTCTCATTGACAATTCGTGTTCACGGTTGCCCCAAGTATAAATGAGGTATGCTACCACAAATGCTGGGGGAAACAAAAAGGCAACAGTTTAATTCAAATCAACAATAACGTTTTTGCATCAAGATGATAAACAATACAGCACACTCAATACCAACAGGAAAGGCATCTTGTTCAGGACCAGAACATAATGAAATTCCCCCAAACCCTGTTTGACCTCTCTCTGATCCACACAACATTCAAAACTGATCCTTAGAATTAAACttatcttaaatcaaagtatAAACCACACTCGCAAACCCTACATCACATAGAGTTTGCAATCTTAAAACTCATACTTGCCCAGCCAATGCAAGTTCACTTTGTTTTTTGTGCTTTGATTGGTAAAACAGCAAGATAAAAAGCAGATATATTTATTATGTAGCTGAATTACATTTATCTATAGCGTGACAGGGTATGTAGGTTAATTGTCTAAAATTAGTATACAGATAATATTGGTAAATTAGATGAAGTAGCAGCTACACTAAtttactgacttttttttaatattgatcCTGTGCATGTTTCTGTTCAAAAGGAGCACAAGGTCAATATAAACTCATACAAAGTAGAAGTTAGCCTACATCATCTGTAACTTGGAACTTGCATAATTTGTGGAGCTTTAAAATTCAGTTTCAGTACAGAAATCGGTAGTGGAAACACTTGCACTTACGAGGAACAACACGGAAAACCTGGCCTCTGAATCGCCTCCATGTATTCGGGATGCCTTTGGTTAAGTAATTTGCAAATGCCCTCTGTTCAAAGGGAGAGATGGCATAGGTAATGACGTGTCGCACTCTGGTCAAATTTCCAAATTGACCCATTCTGTAGCAATCAAATCCAAAGTCCTATGtaagacagagagaaaaatacaATGAATTACTCAGGGTATGAAATCTACAACCCCAAGTATTATATAACCATCGTCAAAATCCCAATGTTAGTGTTTCCTAAGGAAATAAGAGCACGTTGGCCTTTCATAAAATCCTGACCTAAGAAGCTATGATCCattcaaataaaatattaacaaatcCACCTCTCAAAAAGCATTTGGGATTCTTAAGAAAAATGTTTTGATAGGATTGCCAGAGCCAGTAAAGActttgatgggctaaatggccttttaTGCTGTAAGAAAAATGAACACAAGTTCATGAATTGCCATacttaacattaaaataaagtccTCTACCAACCCACAACTGCACAACCCCATTCCTCTTCCCTAACTGacagtgaagattcacaagaCGCTGGAAAACGTCACACCCCATAGCTTAGAAACAATCCG from Pristis pectinata isolate sPriPec2 chromosome 4, sPriPec2.1.pri, whole genome shotgun sequence carries:
- the LOC127569919 gene encoding cytochrome b-c1 complex subunit 8 produces the protein MGQFGNLTRVRHVITYAISPFEQRAFANYLTKGIPNTWRRFRGQVFRVVPPFVVAYLIYTWGNREHELSMRKNPADFANDS